A genomic segment from Phormidium ambiguum IAM M-71 encodes:
- a CDS encoding NAD(P)/FAD-dependent oxidoreductase, whose amino-acid sequence MFDVAIIGAGVAGLTVAQQLRLAGYRVVVVEKSRGVGGRVATRRLHNTRADHGLRYLEKKGEFLQGLVKILCDRQILEVWQDTISQFSPATTYYVAPEGMSAVAKFLAKDLEVWLNHRVESISLSNQESWQLNFAANNDELPKSLTAKAVVVAIPAPQALVLLETVVSEEVLCKLRAIEFDPCITVMAGYSSDRQCDRSEKAILFPEHDDLAWIGLDSSKRLNSEAPVFVIQSSAKFAQLYLDTEDLQPATRELLASAAKNFIPWLDTPEWLQVHRWRYAFPSRPLSEIFLDAQTCLPLICCGDWCGVNLVESALASGFATAQRINSQLQNLPLPERTFWDLL is encoded by the coding sequence ATGTTTGATGTGGCAATAATTGGTGCTGGTGTGGCTGGCTTGACTGTGGCGCAGCAATTACGTTTGGCTGGCTATCGGGTGGTGGTGGTGGAAAAGTCGCGTGGTGTGGGGGGAAGAGTGGCGACTCGCCGTTTACATAATACACGCGCCGATCACGGTTTGCGTTATTTGGAAAAGAAAGGTGAATTTTTGCAGGGTTTGGTAAAGATTTTATGCGATCGCCAAATTTTAGAAGTTTGGCAGGATACTATTTCCCAGTTTTCCCCTGCAACTACCTATTACGTTGCGCCAGAAGGAATGAGTGCGGTTGCTAAGTTTTTGGCTAAGGATTTAGAAGTTTGGTTAAATCACAGGGTTGAGTCAATTTCTTTAAGTAATCAGGAGAGTTGGCAATTAAATTTTGCGGCTAATAATGATGAATTACCAAAAAGTTTAACAGCGAAAGCGGTGGTAGTGGCAATTCCTGCGCCGCAAGCTTTGGTGTTATTAGAAACTGTGGTTTCTGAAGAAGTTTTGTGTAAGTTACGGGCGATCGAATTCGATCCTTGTATTACTGTTATGGCAGGTTATTCTAGCGATCGTCAATGCGATCGATCTGAGAAAGCAATCCTTTTTCCCGAACATGATGATTTAGCTTGGATCGGTTTAGATAGTAGTAAGCGCCTAAATTCAGAAGCACCTGTTTTTGTAATTCAAAGTAGCGCCAAGTTTGCTCAACTTTACTTAGACACAGAAGATTTACAACCCGCAACTAGAGAATTATTAGCGAGTGCAGCGAAAAATTTTATTCCTTGGTTAGATACTCCTGAATGGTTGCAAGTTCATCGCTGGCGTTATGCTTTTCCTAGCCGCCCTTTGTCGGAAATATTTTTGGATGCTCAAACCTGTTTACCTTTAATTTGTTGTGGTGATTGGTGTGGGGTAAATTTGGTAGAAAGTGCTTTAGCTTCAGGCTTTGCTACTGCACAAAGGATCAATTCACAGTTACAGAATCTACCTCTACCTGAAAGGACTTTTTGGGATTTGCTTTGA
- a CDS encoding YaaW family protein has protein sequence MDELRSALELATEEELQQLTAILFCRKFNPIDYIHTPDPLEVQSQDREAWLETIENRFRFLAADGITVLRGRTQQVTYRQTLIQVCRYLKIRYSHKLSTTDLEAEIFLNLLKRAWKELPAGDRNEITKRVQIGLSESKLSQPLPLSVQKDPFGWLIKGGSALAVTSIVKPMLLQQIARQFAIHFATYQMAKQAIIQSGTVVATKFQGYMALQAAEKGMAITAARYSAVRGIFSFLGPAMWAWFVADVGWRAISTNYARIIPTIFALAQIRLTRGECWELA, from the coding sequence TTGGATGAGTTGAGATCGGCGCTGGAGTTAGCAACAGAAGAAGAATTGCAACAACTTACCGCAATTCTGTTCTGCCGCAAATTTAATCCTATAGATTATATTCACACGCCTGACCCCTTGGAAGTACAAAGTCAAGACCGTGAAGCTTGGCTGGAAACGATCGAAAATCGATTTCGCTTTTTAGCAGCAGATGGCATAACAGTATTGCGTGGGCGTACTCAGCAAGTAACCTACCGCCAAACTTTAATTCAAGTTTGTCGCTATCTCAAAATCCGTTATTCCCATAAACTTTCCACCACAGATTTAGAAGCAGAAATTTTTCTGAATCTGCTAAAACGGGCGTGGAAAGAATTACCTGCTGGCGATCGAAATGAGATTACCAAAAGAGTACAAATTGGATTATCTGAATCTAAACTTTCTCAACCATTGCCCCTTTCCGTACAAAAAGATCCTTTCGGTTGGTTAATTAAAGGTGGTAGTGCATTGGCGGTAACTTCGATCGTCAAACCAATGCTTTTGCAACAAATTGCCCGTCAATTTGCCATCCATTTTGCTACTTATCAAATGGCGAAGCAAGCTATTATTCAAAGCGGCACAGTAGTAGCTACAAAATTTCAAGGTTACATGGCTTTGCAAGCAGCAGAAAAAGGAATGGCAATCACTGCTGCTCGATATTCCGCAGTACGTGGTATATTCTCATTCTTAGGCCCCGCAATGTGGGCTTGGTTTGTGGCGGATGTTGGTTGGAGGGCAATTTCCACCAATTATGCGCGGATTATTCCCACAATTTTTGCCTTAGCCCAAATTCGTTTAACTCGTGGTGAATGTTGGGAATTAGCTTAA